The Nostoc flagelliforme CCNUN1 genome includes a window with the following:
- a CDS encoding AAA family ATPase — MITLPGIAIQNKIYESDNSLVYRGIRDDGVGVVVKMLKLDYPSPQELTRYRQEYKITRSLNLEGVIKAYSQQDYQRTLVIILEDFGGESLEQWMHKRPDIFCPMPLSTFLDLAIAVCDILGRIHAANIIHKDINPGNIVFNLDTGVVKIIDFGIATQFNRTNPTFKSPHMLEGTLAYLSPEQTGRMNRSLDYRSDYYSLGVTFYELLTGQLPFPTTDILELVHFHIAKQPILPRKLNTALAKPVSDIIMKLMAKNAEERYQSAWGIKADLEWCAQHLTDIRQIDEIQLGTQDVRDQFQIPQKLYGREAEIATLLTAFERVAGMGNVSEAYCQGEKSRESSQFNVEMMLICGYAGVGKSALVQELYKSITAKRGYFVSGKFDQFGSNIPYSAIANALQRLVQQLLGEPDEQLQQWRYRLLTALGSNGQIIIDVIPEIELIIGKQPPVPSVGTTETQNRFNRVFGQFIRVFGSAEHPLVIFLDDLQWADSATLKLIELMMTDTQTQYLFLIGAYRDNEVNYSHPLRIMLEGLRKEAATISQITLAPLGLNAIAQLIADTLQSDISTIISLAELVLQKTDGNPFFVNEFLKTLYAENLLSFSFENLSWQWDITHIEGKKITDNVVELMLGKLKKLPPATQQVLQFAACVGADFDLSTLSIICESSSGEIFPQLIVAAQLGLIVPTSELDEQLLVQDYKFLHDRVQQAAYTLIDESHKQVVHLQIGRNLLEKTLPERISERLFEIVDHLNYGIELVTERAERDKIARLNLIAAQKAKAAIAYDVSKIYLATARLWLAASSWQTDYDLSLELYAETTEVAYLCGNFEQVEYWGAIVLQQAKTVLDSVKVYEVKIQTDMAQNQPLKAINTGLQVLQQLEICFPEQPSQSDIQLELDAISYLLSKKSIEDLIHLPEMCKPDKLAAMRILSRITIAAWIAIPNLMPLLVSKQVSLSFEYGNAFASPFAYANFGLVLCGNVGDIETGYEFGQLALKLLSPHKPHSLRARTLLIVNTFVIHWKEHVRETLQPLLEAYQSGLETGDLEFASYAAHTYCFNSYVVGNELVEVDHYITIYNAAIHQIKQETALTWNLIFQQAIANLMGYSVDPTRLVGKFYNEENGLPKHEAANDGSAIFNVYFNKILLYYLFSEYAQAVEISTIAERYLILITSSPLGPFYCLYDALARLAIYPESSTQVQEQILKKIAVSQDKMKQWAHYAPMNYLHKYHLVQAETARVLGQLFEAEEFYEQAILGAKENGYLREEALSYELAAKFYLSRGREKFAQTYMKEAHYCYERWGASAKVRDLETRYPQLLPQPSGMADISRTNSTTISNSPGIAFDLAAVIKASQAIACEIELEQLLNSLMKILIKNAGAQTGFLILENAKQWVIEACGELNDGDGENVYATQVLQSLPTANYLPESIINYVIRTQESIILNDAAHQGKYINEPYIQHNKTQSILCLPLLNQSKLVGVLYLENQLMAGAFTPERSQILHLLSTQAAIAIENARLYSKLRESESKMTQFLEAIPVGVAVVDTSGRPYYFNGRATQLLGKDIDPSVTPNQIAQEYQIYLAGTDQKYLTERMPIIRALRGERTRVDDIEIHCNNATIPVEVWGTPVFDEQGNVTYAIATFQDITERKQAEQLLANYNRTLEQQVAQRTAALQKSEATLRDVYDQLRLREQELRLITDALPACISYVDADQRHRFINHTYEVWLNCSRDEILGKSVRELVGDMTYQIIEPYINQALAGQTATLELEMLLPSGKKYITSSLIPHFDSNAQVVGFYSLHTDISEQRNAALRELKRAEEASILEERNRMAREIHDTLAQAFTGILVQVGAATQVLMDDLEATQAHLDMIDELARIGLSEARRSVTALRPQLLEQGDLSSALNRLVTQMRSATDDTALIYEIQGTAYPLPAEVENNLLRIGQEALTNAIKYADAQEIRLELVYEDAQCSLCIKDNGQGFGVGSVPSVGGFGLLGMSERAERIGAQLRIESQPGQGTEITVIVNQG; from the coding sequence ATGATCACTCTGCCTGGTATTGCTATCCAAAACAAAATATACGAAAGTGACAATTCTCTAGTGTACCGGGGTATCAGAGATGATGGAGTAGGGGTGGTAGTCAAAATGCTAAAGCTTGATTATCCCTCTCCCCAAGAACTAACCCGCTACAGACAGGAATATAAAATTACCCGCTCCCTGAATCTGGAAGGAGTTATCAAGGCATACAGCCAGCAGGACTATCAACGCACTCTGGTGATTATCTTAGAAGATTTTGGGGGAGAGTCCCTAGAGCAATGGATGCACAAGCGCCCAGATATATTCTGCCCGATGCCTTTATCCACTTTTCTAGATCTTGCGATCGCTGTTTGCGACATTCTGGGCAGAATCCATGCAGCCAATATCATTCATAAAGATATCAACCCTGGGAACATAGTCTTTAATCTGGATACTGGCGTTGTCAAAATTATTGATTTTGGGATTGCGACCCAATTTAACCGCACGAATCCGACTTTTAAAAGTCCTCATATGTTAGAAGGAACACTTGCATACTTATCTCCAGAGCAAACTGGACGGATGAACCGTTCACTAGATTACCGTAGCGATTACTACTCACTCGGCGTGACGTTTTACGAACTGCTTACTGGACAGTTGCCGTTTCCAACAACAGATATCCTTGAGTTAGTCCATTTTCATATTGCTAAACAGCCTATACTGCCTCGGAAACTAAATACAGCACTCGCTAAACCTGTTTCAGATATCATTATGAAATTGATGGCGAAAAATGCCGAGGAGCGTTATCAAAGTGCTTGGGGTATTAAGGCAGATTTAGAATGGTGCGCTCAACACCTTACAGACATAAGACAAATTGATGAGATTCAATTAGGTACTCAAGACGTTCGAGATCAATTTCAAATTCCGCAAAAACTGTATGGACGCGAAGCGGAGATTGCCACATTATTGACGGCTTTTGAGAGAGTAGCCGGAATGGGCAATGTTAGCGAAGCCTACTGCCAAGGAGAGAAAAGCAGAGAAAGTTCTCAATTTAATGTCGAAATGATGTTGATATGTGGCTATGCTGGAGTGGGGAAATCTGCGTTAGTACAGGAACTCTACAAGTCCATCACAGCAAAGCGTGGCTACTTCGTTTCGGGCAAATTCGATCAATTTGGCAGCAACATTCCCTATAGCGCGATTGCCAATGCCTTGCAAAGATTGGTGCAACAACTGCTGGGTGAACCTGACGAGCAGTTGCAACAGTGGCGATATCGACTTCTAACAGCTTTGGGAAGCAATGGGCAAATCATCATTGATGTGATCCCGGAAATTGAACTGATTATTGGCAAGCAACCGCCCGTACCGTCAGTTGGGACAACGGAAACTCAAAATCGCTTCAATCGAGTCTTTGGGCAATTCATTCGGGTATTTGGTTCAGCAGAACATCCCTTAGTGATTTTTCTGGACGATCTTCAATGGGCAGACTCAGCAACACTCAAGTTGATCGAGTTGATGATGACGGATACCCAGACGCAATATCTGTTTCTGATTGGGGCCTATCGAGATAATGAAGTGAACTACTCGCATCCACTAAGGATAATGCTGGAGGGACTCAGAAAAGAGGCAGCAACTATCAGCCAAATTACGTTAGCACCGTTGGGACTAAACGCGATCGCACAACTGATTGCAGACACATTACAGAGTGACATCAGTACAATCATCTCACTGGCAGAATTAGTATTGCAGAAAACCGACGGAAATCCCTTTTTTGTCAATGAGTTTCTGAAAACGCTCTATGCAGAAAACTTGTTAAGCTTCAGTTTTGAAAATCTCAGTTGGCAATGGGATATCACTCACATTGAAGGTAAGAAGATCACCGATAATGTGGTTGAGTTGATGCTTGGCAAACTGAAAAAACTGCCTCCAGCAACCCAGCAAGTTTTACAATTCGCGGCTTGTGTTGGTGCTGATTTTGATTTAAGCACCCTCTCGATCATTTGTGAAAGCTCATCTGGAGAAATTTTCCCGCAATTGATAGTAGCGGCTCAGTTAGGTTTAATTGTGCCGACATCTGAGTTAGATGAACAACTCTTGGTTCAGGATTATAAATTCTTGCACGATCGCGTGCAGCAAGCAGCATACACCTTAATCGATGAGTCGCACAAACAAGTTGTTCATCTCCAAATTGGTCGTAATTTACTCGAAAAGACTTTGCCGGAGCGAATATCAGAGCGACTATTTGAAATTGTCGATCATCTTAATTATGGGATTGAGCTTGTCACCGAGCGAGCAGAACGAGATAAAATTGCCAGGTTAAATTTAATCGCAGCTCAGAAAGCAAAAGCAGCGATCGCTTATGATGTGTCAAAAATATATTTAGCTACAGCAAGACTTTGGCTGGCAGCATCTAGCTGGCAAACAGATTATGACCTGAGCTTAGAATTATACGCAGAAACAACAGAAGTTGCTTACTTGTGTGGCAATTTTGAGCAGGTGGAGTACTGGGGTGCGATTGTTCTGCAACAGGCTAAAACGGTTCTTGATAGCGTGAAAGTATACGAAGTCAAAATTCAAACTGACATGGCACAAAATCAACCGTTAAAAGCGATCAACACTGGATTACAAGTGTTGCAACAACTGGAAATTTGTTTTCCCGAACAGCCAAGTCAGTCAGATATTCAGCTTGAACTAGACGCAATCTCATACCTTCTGAGTAAAAAGTCGATTGAGGACTTGATCCATTTGCCAGAAATGTGCAAGCCGGATAAGTTAGCAGCAATGAGAATACTATCCAGAATTACGATTGCGGCCTGGATTGCTATTCCTAATTTAATGCCGCTACTGGTATCAAAACAAGTCAGCTTATCATTTGAATATGGAAATGCCTTTGCATCTCCCTTTGCTTATGCCAATTTTGGATTAGTTCTGTGTGGGAATGTGGGAGACATCGAGACTGGCTACGAGTTTGGACAGTTAGCGTTAAAGCTATTGTCACCACATAAGCCCCATTCACTCAGAGCTAGAACATTGCTCATTGTGAATACCTTCGTCATTCATTGGAAAGAGCATGTAAGAGAAACATTACAGCCTCTTTTAGAAGCCTACCAAAGTGGGCTAGAAACCGGAGATTTAGAGTTTGCCTCCTATGCTGCTCACACTTATTGCTTTAACTCCTATGTTGTCGGAAATGAACTGGTGGAAGTTGACCACTATATAACAATATACAACGCAGCAATCCATCAAATCAAACAAGAAACAGCACTAACCTGGAATCTGATATTTCAGCAGGCGATCGCGAATTTGATGGGATATTCTGTTGATCCAACCCGTCTAGTGGGCAAATTCTATAATGAGGAGAACGGATTACCAAAACATGAAGCAGCAAATGATGGAAGTGCAATTTTTAATGTCTATTTCAATAAAATTCTGCTGTACTACTTATTCTCGGAGTATGCTCAGGCTGTTGAGATATCAACCATAGCAGAACGTTATTTGATCTTAATAACAAGCTCCCCTCTTGGCCCTTTCTACTGCCTCTATGATGCTCTGGCAAGGCTTGCAATATACCCTGAAAGTAGCACACAAGTACAAGAACAAATTCTCAAAAAAATTGCGGTTAGTCAGGACAAAATGAAGCAGTGGGCACATTACGCGCCCATGAATTATTTGCATAAATATCATTTAGTACAAGCCGAGACTGCACGGGTTTTAGGTCAGTTGTTTGAGGCAGAAGAGTTCTACGAACAAGCAATTCTTGGAGCGAAAGAAAATGGCTATCTTCGAGAAGAAGCCTTATCCTATGAACTAGCTGCCAAGTTTTATCTATCTCGTGGCCGGGAAAAGTTTGCCCAAACTTATATGAAAGAAGCTCACTACTGCTATGAACGGTGGGGAGCAAGTGCGAAAGTAAGAGATTTAGAAACTCGCTATCCACAATTATTGCCTCAGCCGTCAGGCATGGCTGACATATCACGCACAAATTCTACAACCATCTCTAATAGTCCAGGCATCGCTTTCGATTTAGCAGCGGTGATAAAAGCATCACAAGCGATCGCTTGTGAAATTGAACTGGAGCAGTTACTCAATTCCTTGATGAAAATTTTAATAAAAAATGCTGGCGCACAAACTGGATTCCTGATTTTGGAAAACGCCAAACAATGGGTAATTGAAGCTTGTGGTGAACTAAATGACGGTGATGGTGAAAATGTCTATGCTACACAAGTGCTGCAATCGCTCCCAACTGCAAATTACCTTCCTGAGTCAATTATTAATTATGTTATTCGTACTCAAGAATCTATTATTTTAAATGATGCAGCTCATCAAGGTAAGTATATCAATGAGCCATACATTCAGCATAATAAAACTCAATCAATTTTATGTTTGCCGCTTTTGAATCAAAGTAAGCTAGTTGGCGTGTTGTATCTTGAAAATCAATTAATGGCTGGGGCATTTACACCAGAGCGATCGCAAATTTTACATCTATTATCAACTCAAGCAGCCATTGCCATCGAAAATGCTAGGCTCTACTCAAAGCTACGTGAGAGCGAAAGTAAAATGACTCAATTTCTGGAAGCAATTCCAGTCGGTGTTGCAGTCGTAGATACATCGGGTCGCCCTTATTATTTCAATGGGCGAGCAACTCAGCTATTGGGTAAAGATATTGATCCTTCTGTGACACCCAATCAAATTGCACAGGAGTATCAAATTTATCTAGCTGGAACGGATCAAAAATATCTAACTGAGAGAATGCCAATTATCCGAGCGCTAAGAGGTGAACGCACTAGAGTTGATGATATAGAAATTCACTGCAACAACGCCACAATTCCCGTTGAGGTATGGGGAACTCCAGTCTTTGACGAGCAGGGCAATGTGACTTATGCCATCGCAACCTTTCAAGACATTACCGAGCGAAAACAAGCCGAGCAACTGTTAGCCAATTACAATCGCACCTTAGAGCAACAGGTTGCCCAACGAACAGCAGCTTTGCAGAAAAGCGAAGCCACATTGCGCGATGTCTACGACCAGCTTCGCTTACGAGAACAAGAATTACGGCTGATCACAGATGCTCTCCCCGCTTGTATCAGTTATGTGGATGCCGATCAACGTCATCGATTTATCAACCACACTTATGAGGTGTGGCTTAACTGTAGTCGAGATGAGATTTTGGGCAAGTCTGTTCGTGAACTCGTGGGGGACATGACTTATCAGATTATTGAACCGTATATCAATCAAGCCTTAGCAGGACAAACTGCAACCCTGGAACTAGAAATGCTCTTGCCATCCGGTAAAAAGTATATCACTTCTAGCTTGATACCCCATTTCGATAGCAATGCTCAAGTTGTCGGATTTTATAGTCTACACACAGACATCAGCGAACAGCGAAACGCTGCACTACGTGAACTCAAACGTGCTGAGGAAGCCTCGATTTTAGAGGAACGTAACCGTATGGCACGGGAAATTCATGATACGCTAGCTCAAGCGTTTACAGGTATTTTGGTTCAAGTTGGTGCAGCAACCCAAGTGTTAATGGATGATTTAGAAGCAACACAGGCACATCTCGACATGATCGATGAATTGGCACGAATCGGGCTGAGTGAAGCTCGTCGCTCAGTCACAGCACTCCGTCCTCAGTTGTTAGAGCAAGGCGATTTATCTAGCGCCCTCAATCGCCTTGTGACACAAATGAGATCTGCTACCGATGATACTGCTTTGATTTACGAAATTCAGGGTACAGCCTATCCTTTACCCGCAGAAGTGGAGAATAACTTACTACGAATTGGGCAGGAAGCATTGACAAATGCAATTAAATATGCTGATGCTCAGGAAATTCGCCTTGAGTTAGTGTATGAGGATGCACAATGTAGTTTGTGTATAAAAGACAATGGACAAGGCTTTGGAGTAGGTAGCGTTCCCTCTGTTGGCGGATTTGGATTATTAGGAATGAGCGAACGGGCAGAGCGAATTGGAGCGCAATTGAGAATTGAAAGCCAGCCTGGGCAGGGAACAGAAATTACTGTCATAGTCAATCAAGGATGA
- a CDS encoding IS5 family transposase: MKIEKAKHLTARKFKRMAGVSRQTFELMVDLVKADAQKKKKSGRRPKLIIEDQVLMVLQYWREYRTYYHIGLDFGLSESAVCRLVFKIENILIKSRKFRLPGKKELWKMSSQEDLVVMDVTESPIEKPQKGQKRYFSGKQGEHTLKTQVVIRQKSSQIICLGHGQGRIHDFKLFKSSGIKFGELLKVIADKGYQGIAKIHQLSETPIKKPKGKRLTKEQKKYNRELNRLRIVVEHVNRRLKIFKILSDRYRNRHRRFGLRSNLIAGIYNHELAL, encoded by the coding sequence GTGAAAATAGAGAAAGCTAAACACCTGACTGCGAGAAAATTTAAGCGCATGGCTGGAGTAAGTCGTCAAACTTTTGAGTTAATGGTTGATTTAGTTAAAGCTGATGCTCAAAAGAAAAAGAAATCAGGTCGTCGTCCTAAATTAATTATTGAAGACCAAGTTTTAATGGTTCTTCAATACTGGAGAGAGTACCGTACTTATTATCATATTGGGTTGGATTTCGGGCTTTCTGAATCTGCGGTTTGTCGATTAGTTTTTAAAATTGAAAATATTTTGATTAAGTCAAGAAAGTTTCGTTTACCAGGGAAAAAAGAATTATGGAAAATGTCATCCCAAGAAGATTTAGTTGTGATGGATGTCACAGAGAGTCCAATTGAAAAGCCTCAGAAAGGCCAAAAAAGATATTTTAGTGGCAAACAAGGAGAACATACTTTAAAAACGCAGGTAGTAATTCGCCAAAAAAGCAGTCAAATCATCTGTTTAGGGCATGGTCAGGGAAGAATTCATGATTTTAAGCTATTTAAAAGCAGTGGGATAAAATTTGGAGAATTACTGAAAGTAATAGCGGATAAAGGCTATCAAGGAATTGCTAAAATTCATCAATTAAGTGAAACACCAATTAAGAAACCAAAAGGAAAAAGGTTGACGAAAGAACAGAAAAAATACAATCGGGAACTCAATCGATTAAGAATTGTTGTTGAACACGTAAATCGTCGTCTAAAGATATTTAAAATTTTGTCTGATAGATATCGGAATCGTCATCGACGTTTTGGATTAAGGTCGAATTTAATTGCGGGAATTTATAACCACGAATTAGCTTTATAA
- a CDS encoding IS630 family transposase (programmed frameshift), with the protein MKELIDFIKGNPDKRELKRALAVQMVMESYTHSQITEILHVSLGFVNKWKYIFVEQGIAGLKLKYQGSRGYLDSKQKQTVIEWLKQKDYWHLNELKEYIEESFDIAFESNQSYYDLFKEASISWKKTQKKNPRKDEELVAKKKLEISAWLNAHQSEIVSGEMVVFFEDECHLLWGDICGYIWGNTQERIEVPVLNERQRQTYFGALNYYTQEFLIKPFKKGNSKSAIAFVEYLLTQYPKSRITLIWDGASYHRSVEFQDYLKSVNQGLTENEWKVTCIRFAPNDPTQNPVEDIWLSAKKFIREFYHLCKSFTIVKRLFELAVHHEIFNFPKIFMYD; encoded by the exons ATGAAAGAATTGATAGATTTTATCAAAGGGAACCCAGATAAAAGAGAATTGAAACGAGCGCTGGCTGTACAAATGGTGATGGAAAGTTACACTCATTCTCAGATTACAGAAATTTTGCACGTATCTTTAGGCTTTGTCAATAAGTGGAAATATATTTTTGTGGAACAGGGGATTGCAGGATTAAAACTTAAATATCAAGGTTCGAGGGGTTATCTTGATAGCAAACAAAAACAAACAGTGATTGAATGGCTTAAACAAAAAGATTACTGGCATTTAAATGAGCTAAAAGAGTACATCGAAGAAAGTTTTGATATAGCATTTGAGTCAAACCAAAGCTATTATGACCTATTTAAAGAAGCATCTATAAGTTGGAAGAAAACACAAAAAAAGAACCCACGCAAAGACGAGGAGTTAGTAGCAAA AAAAAAACTAGAAATTTCAGCATGGCTTAATGCACATCAAAGTGAGATTGTGTCTGGAGAAATGGTTGTATTTTTTGAGGATGAGTGTCATTTGTTGTGGGGAGACATTTGTGGTTATATTTGGGGTAATACTCAAGAAAGAATTGAAGTTCCAGTTCTTAACGAAAGACAAAGACAGACATACTTTGGCGCACTGAATTATTACACACAAGAATTTTTAATTAAGCCGTTCAAAAAAGGTAATTCTAAATCGGCAATTGCATTCGTAGAATACTTGCTTACTCAATATCCTAAAAGCCGCATAACTTTGATTTGGGATGGAGCTAGTTATCACCGTTCAGTTGAATTTCAAGATTATTTAAAATCTGTAAATCAGGGGCTAACCGAGAACGAATGGAAAGTTACTTGTATTCGCTTCGCTCCTAATGACCCGACACAAAATCCAGTGGAAGATATTTGGTTGTCTGCTAAAAAGTTTATTAGAGAATTTTATCATCTATGTAAATCTTTTACTATTGTCAAGCGTTTATTTGAACTCGCTGTTCACCATGAAATATTTAATTTCCCAAAAATATTTATGTATGATTGA
- the arr gene encoding NAD(+)--rifampin ADP-ribosyltransferase, whose translation MAKCYEDLSDPDQAKQNYELATSFKDKPSDKGPFYHGTKADLSVGDLLTTGGSSNYKSELKMNHIYFTALVNGAGLAAALAKGDGRERVYIVEPTGSFENDPNVTDKKFPGNPTRSYRSQAPLKIVGEVTDWVRQTPEELQKWREKLANNKGEIIN comes from the coding sequence ATTGCTAAATGCTATGAGGACTTAAGCGACCCCGACCAGGCAAAACAGAATTATGAATTAGCAACTTCGTTTAAGGATAAACCTTCTGACAAAGGTCCTTTTTATCATGGGACTAAAGCAGATTTGTCGGTTGGCGATTTGCTGACAACAGGGGGCAGTTCTAATTACAAATCTGAACTCAAAATGAATCACATTTATTTTACAGCTCTTGTTAATGGAGCGGGACTAGCTGCTGCATTAGCAAAAGGCGATGGACGTGAACGTGTTTATATCGTTGAACCGACAGGGAGTTTTGAAAATGACCCGAATGTTACAGACAAAAAATTTCCGGGTAATCCGACACGCTCATATCGCTCCCAAGCACCATTAAAAATCGTTGGCGAAGTCACAGATTGGGTGAGACAAACACCTGAAGAACTCCAAAAATGGCGTGAAAAGTTGGCCAATAACAAAGGAGAAATTATTAATTAA
- a CDS encoding transposase family protein, whose amino-acid sequence MKNPLHYIHTYPLRTKHILGIAYDQFLLLVQQAKLINQEQLAEVERKKVRVNAPGGGRKPKLTLEESVCLCLFYLRQMPTFEILGIHFDVSKTEANDTFHYWIKILRVILPSSLLEQVEAQESEMMIVQELLTEFELIVDSMEQPRERPRDNKEQKKYFSGKKKQHTFKNQVVSMPEAKEIVDVVVGVKGPTSDISLFRKQQQKFAAEQSFQGDKAYIGGTNISTPHKKPRNGKLTAEQKEENKVFSSNRVFVEHIIRVIKIFRVASERFRLHPDTYEQVILTVCGLVRLRISSLILPGLS is encoded by the coding sequence ATGAAAAATCCACTTCATTATATACATACGTATCCACTCCGAACCAAGCACATACTAGGAATTGCCTACGACCAATTTCTGTTGTTAGTACAACAAGCCAAATTAATAAATCAAGAACAACTTGCCGAAGTAGAACGTAAAAAAGTTCGTGTTAACGCACCTGGAGGGGGACGCAAACCAAAACTAACTCTTGAAGAATCAGTGTGTCTCTGTCTTTTTTACTTGAGACAAATGCCTACATTTGAAATTTTAGGAATTCACTTTGATGTTTCAAAAACAGAGGCGAATGATACTTTTCATTATTGGATAAAAATCTTGCGAGTAATTTTGCCTTCTAGCTTACTAGAACAAGTGGAAGCTCAAGAGAGTGAGATGATGATTGTACAAGAATTATTGACCGAATTTGAGTTAATTGTGGATAGCATGGAGCAGCCCAGAGAAAGGCCCAGAGACAACAAGGAACAAAAAAAATATTTTTCTGGTAAGAAGAAGCAACATACCTTTAAAAACCAAGTTGTGTCTATGCCCGAAGCCAAAGAAATTGTAGATGTGGTAGTAGGAGTTAAGGGGCCAACGAGTGATATTTCTTTGTTTCGTAAGCAGCAGCAGAAGTTTGCTGCCGAACAATCATTTCAAGGCGATAAAGCCTATATAGGTGGTACGAATATCTCTACCCCTCATAAAAAACCTCGAAATGGGAAATTAACTGCTGAACAAAAGGAAGAAAATAAAGTCTTTTCTAGCAATCGAGTTTTTGTCGAACATATAATTAGGGTTATCAAGATTTTTCGGGTAGCATCAGAGAGATTTCGTCTTCATCCAGATACATATGAACAGGTAATTTTAACTGTGTGTGGTCTAGTTAGGTTAAGAATTAGTTCTCTGATTTTACCTGGTTTATCCTAG
- a CDS encoding IS982 family transposase, with amino-acid sequence MLNEIIAIYAITDDLLKGIGHDEDGRILVSDAEIITTAVCAAMFFNGNHSKACTYMQEHGLIRNMLDKSRFNRRLHGIFMLMNDLFHQMGMILKEISDDTEYLLDSFPVAMCDNIRIFNVKLIKSEQYRGYIASKKRYFYGVRVQLLTTKTGIPVEFVFLPGSANDLRGLNALPLNLPPGSEIYGDAAYTDYTIEDDLEQTSQISLKVMRKQKSTRLDPPWIQYIKQHTRHYIETVFSSITSDFPKSIHAVTYQGFLLKLQAFIFAFTLQKAFI; translated from the coding sequence ATGTTAAACGAAATAATTGCCATCTATGCTATCACGGATGACTTGTTGAAAGGGATTGGACATGATGAAGATGGTCGGATACTCGTAAGTGATGCAGAAATTATCACAACGGCTGTGTGTGCGGCGATGTTCTTTAATGGCAACCACAGCAAGGCTTGCACTTATATGCAAGAACATGGTTTGATCCGAAATATGTTAGATAAATCACGATTCAATAGAAGATTACACGGTATCTTCATGTTAATGAACGATTTATTTCATCAAATGGGAATGATACTCAAAGAAATTAGTGATGATACGGAGTATCTTTTAGACTCATTCCCAGTAGCGATGTGTGATAATATTCGCATTTTTAATGTCAAGTTAATTAAGTCCGAGCAGTATCGAGGTTATATTGCATCCAAGAAAAGATACTTCTATGGTGTGCGAGTTCAATTATTAACAACCAAAACCGGGATTCCTGTGGAATTTGTGTTTTTACCTGGGAGTGCCAATGATCTACGTGGGTTAAATGCCTTACCCTTAAATCTGCCGCCAGGGAGTGAAATTTATGGCGATGCAGCTTACACAGATTACACCATTGAAGATGACTTGGAACAAACTAGTCAAATTAGTTTGAAAGTGATGCGGAAACAGAAATCCACTCGTCTTGACCCTCCTTGGATTCAATATATTAAACAACATACTCGCCATTATATTGAAACTGTATTTAGTTCGATTACAAGTGATTTTCCCAAATCCATTCATGCCGTTACCTATCAAGGGTTTTTACTGAAACTTCAGGCATTTATTTTTGCCTTCACTCTCCAAAAAGCATTTATCTAG
- a CDS encoding helix-turn-helix domain-containing protein, producing the protein MTIKWNLAYLMLERDIKTGELAEITGLHPNTISKLKAYRDMPKRLDRETLNQLCKALNCNPGDLLKFEPD; encoded by the coding sequence ATGACGATTAAGTGGAACTTGGCCTATCTCATGCTTGAACGTGATATTAAAACTGGAGAACTGGCAGAAATTACAGGACTTCATCCAAACACAATTTCAAAGCTAAAGGCATACCGTGATATGCCTAAGAGACTGGATAGGGAAACACTTAATCAACTTTGTAAAGCACTCAACTGTAATCCAGGCGATTTATTGAAGTTCGAGCCAGATTAA
- a CDS encoding helix-turn-helix domain-containing protein — translation MPIKWRLAVLMADREIDYKKLAQMTGLHPVTVSKHKNIRVMPERLDRDTLEKYCKALNCQPGDLLTYVSDKSKDQTL, via the coding sequence ATGCCGATCAAGTGGCGCTTGGCTGTATTAATGGCTGATAGAGAAATCGACTATAAAAAGCTTGCCCAGATGACAGGGTTGCATCCTGTAACCGTCAGCAAGCACAAAAATATTCGGGTGATGCCAGAGAGACTAGACAGAGACACGCTAGAAAAATACTGCAAAGCTCTTAATTGCCAACCCGGTGATTTGTTAACTTATGTGTCAGACAAATCAAAAGACCAAACATTGTAA